The Acidianus infernus genome window below encodes:
- a CDS encoding 30S ribosomal protein S7 produces the protein MSDYELSKLDIRIFGKWDTKVEIRDPSLKKYISLMPVYLPHTGGRHEHRRFGKSRVPIVERLINQLMRPGRNKGKKFLAYNIVRAAFEIIAARTGQNPIQILVRAIENSAPREEVTRIMYGGIVYYVAVDVAPQRRVDLALRYLVEGARTASFNNPKPIDEALAEEIIAASSNDPKSYAIRKKEEIERIALSSR, from the coding sequence ATGAGCGATTACGAATTAAGCAAGCTAGATATTAGAATATTTGGAAAATGGGATACAAAAGTTGAAATAAGGGATCCAAGCTTAAAGAAATACATATCATTAATGCCAGTATATTTACCCCATACTGGTGGAAGACACGAGCATAGAAGATTCGGTAAGTCTAGAGTACCCATAGTAGAAAGGTTGATAAACCAGTTGATGAGACCAGGAAGAAACAAGGGCAAAAAATTTTTAGCGTATAATATAGTTAGAGCAGCGTTTGAGATAATCGCAGCAAGAACTGGTCAGAATCCTATCCAGATTTTAGTTAGAGCAATAGAGAATTCAGCACCTAGGGAAGAAGTAACTAGAATAATGTATGGAGGTATAGTTTATTATGTTGCTGTAGATGTTGCTCCTCAAAGAAGAGTTGATCTAGCACTAAGATACCTAGTAGAAGGTGCTAGAACTGCGTCATTTAATAATCCTAAGCCTATAGACGAAGCATTGGCTGAAGAAATAATAGCGGCTTCATCTAACGATCCAAAAAGTTATGCTATAAGAAAGAAAGAAGAAATTGAGAGAATTGCCCTAAGCTCAAGATAA